The Sulfoacidibacillus ferrooxidans nucleotide sequence GCCAAACGGTTCAAGACGTTTCAGATCGGCGATGAACTGCGGTGTCAATTCATGCACGTGTAGCGGTGCATCCACATCGATATGCGGTGGTTCCCACTCGATACCCTGTGCGACCGTTGCCCATGCACTCCGTAAGTCGTTGATTCGATCTGCAGGTAAGGAGAATCCTGCCGCCGCTGCGTGGCCACCAAACGCCGTGAACACACTTGTTTGTGCTTGTACCGCCTGCAACAACGCATAGAGATCCACACCAGGTACACTCCGTCCTGATCCTTTAGCGACGCCATCTTTGATCGACAGGCACAGCGTAGGTTTGTACAGGTTTTGCGTGAGTTTCCCTGCGACAATCCCAATGACTCCTTAGTATATTGATGTCACGTACTCCAAAGAGTTTTGAGATAAAATTCTCGTAGTGGTCGGGGTACTACGAATGACTCCTTGGGACCATTGGTTCTCGATCTTGAGAGTGTAGTCCCCGCCTTGCGAGCGTTTACGAATGAGCTGGATGTTGGAGGGTTTATCCCCTGTCTTCGAATCTCAAACTAGGTTGTAGATCGCAAG carries:
- a CDS encoding DHHA1 domain-containing protein, encoding MGIVAGKLTQNLYKPTLCLSIKDGVAKGSGRSVPGVDLYALLQAVQAQTSVFTAFGGHAAAAGFSLPADRINDLRSAWATVAQGIEWEPPHIDVDAPLHVHELTPQFIADLKRLEPFGQANPEPIFFLRDVQIGDVQTMGAKQQHLRARVKEGTGRSYSLVAFGEGERIAQWLELLLGYRGGHNESRV